Proteins encoded in a region of the Megalops cyprinoides isolate fMegCyp1 chromosome 3, fMegCyp1.pri, whole genome shotgun sequence genome:
- the LOC118774473 gene encoding GTPase IMAP family member 9-like, translating to MHLVLSDSEGEDSNDEESIPDLDKSMVCESDHEADFEEPSEDVPFAVVTDEAEDAIKFVDFIDSEWSTELKIVLLGKTGAGKSSAGNTILEQKLPKDSYKKFEQSSSATSLTLDCTCFEGEANGEKIKIIDTPGIFDTDRSEKDLKYALVSCLTECAPGPHAFIIVLKVDRHTKEEEDALKKIQKWFGKEALKHAIVLFTHGDKLDDDRTIETHIQANDHLRDFVKSCGNRAHVIDCKYWNSNPTYRSNRFQVSELFSTIDKIRKDNGGKFYTNKSLETLAEAIKAEVQNIMKETGVEVETPEIRKRARERLDF from the exons ATGCACCTTGTCCTGTCTGACTCGGAAGGTGAGGACAGCAATGACGAAGAAAGCATTCCGGACTTGGACAAAAGTATGGTTTGTGAAAGTGATCACGAAGCGGATTTCGAAGAACCATCAGAGGATGTACCGTTCGCTGTTGTGACTGACGAAGCTGAAGATGCCATCAAGTTCGTTGACTTCATTGACTCTGAGT GGTCAACTGAGCTGAAGATTGTGCTTCTTGGGAAAACCGGTGCCGGAAAGAGCAGCGCAGGAAACACAATTCTGGAACAAAAGTTACCGAAAGACAGTTACAAAAAGTTTGAGCAATCAAGCTCTGCTACATCCCTAACACTAGATTGTACATGTTTTGAAGGGGAAgctaatggggaaaaaattaaaatcattgaCACACCTGGGATCTTTGACACTGACAGGTCTGAGAAAGATCTGAAATATGCATTAGTATCATGTTTAACTGAGTGTGCCCCAGGACCTCATGCCTTCATCATAGTGCTGAAAGTAGATCGACACAccaaagaggaggaagatgccTTGAAAAAGATACAGAAGTGGTTTGGGAAGGAAGCCCTCAAGCATGCAATTGTCCTTTTCACCCATGGTGACAAGCTTGATGATGACAGGACCATTGAAACTCATATACAAGCAAATGATCACTTGAGAGATTTTGTTAAAAGCTGTGGAAATCGAGCTCATGTCATTGACTGTAAGTACT GGAACAGTAATCCTACATACAGGAGCAACAGatttcaggtttcagagctgttttCAACTATAGATAAGATAAGGAAAGATAATGGGGGTAAGTTCTACACAAATAAATCCCTTGAGACACTGGCAGAAGCCATAAAGGCAGAGGTGCAGAACATAATGAAGGAAACAGGAGTGGAAGTGGAAACACCAGAGATCAGAAAACGAGCAcgagagagg CTGGACTTCTAA